In the Staphylococcus sp. IVB6240 genome, one interval contains:
- the yajC gene encoding preprotein translocase subunit YajC — translation MSSIISLLPLILLFVVMWFFMIRPQQKRAKEHREMVEQLQSGQRVTTIGGIKGTVRAVDETTAVITVNGKGTELTFEKQAIKQVDPS, via the coding sequence ATGTCATCGATTATTAGTTTATTACCACTTATATTGCTGTTCGTTGTCATGTGGTTCTTCATGATTCGTCCTCAGCAAAAACGTGCAAAAGAGCATCGTGAAATGGTGGAACAATTACAATCAGGTCAACGCGTCACAACAATTGGCGGTATCAAAGGAACTGTACGTGCAGTAGATGAAACAACAGCTGTTATTACTGTAAATGGCAAAGGTACAGAACTTACTTTTGAAAAACAAGCGATTAAACAAGTTGACCCATCATAA